One genomic segment of Bacteroides caccae includes these proteins:
- a CDS encoding RagB/SusD family nutrient uptake outer membrane protein, translated as MKTLKYILSASISLVFLTACNDSFLEKYPETELNEEAFFQTPEDMAIYLNNSYKDLPYGSDDLYSDNIGGYTASHEVYSMLHGTINENTVGGWSKDEDKDWYNLRKANVLLVNAHKVKGEQTDIDHYIGVARFFRANFYFKMLKRYGAAPWYDHPLSTNDPDLYKGMDSRELIADKIMEDLEFAAKNIKAIESRTYINKWAAYSLLARFALHEGTFRKYHTELNLTNTANNFLEKAVWATGEIMKAGFEITGKGAEGYRALFTGDLKGNKEIILYADYDRTLGRGSNTPSVVDWMWHLSRSLADSYLKLNGSPATSDPNYATKTYNEMFDDRDPRMAETIMPAGFIKANESLPTVAKLDYGYLPQLKYYPRTAELNSGYDAGYNDIVIFRYAETLLINAEAKAELGTIKQEDLNATVNLLRKRVGMPDLKLDVATDPKLTVQYPAVTGTLANVILEIRRERRVELACEGLRYDDLMRWKAGKLLEGPAEGVYIPAFGAYDVTGDGENDIAILESPDKTAGLTENELSKLQKTYYLVDKDGKKGNIYLSEGNKGNIRFTIDQGNPPRFDETKYYYFPIPFSEIQLNPNLEQPSGWR; from the coding sequence CATACGGATCGGACGACCTCTATTCCGACAATATCGGTGGTTATACAGCAAGCCACGAAGTATACAGTATGCTGCATGGAACCATCAACGAAAATACCGTAGGCGGCTGGAGTAAAGACGAAGATAAAGACTGGTACAACTTGCGCAAAGCCAATGTATTGCTAGTAAATGCACATAAGGTGAAAGGTGAACAGACAGATATCGACCACTACATCGGCGTAGCACGTTTCTTTCGTGCCAATTTCTATTTCAAAATGCTAAAAAGATACGGTGCCGCTCCTTGGTACGATCATCCATTGAGTACAAATGATCCTGATCTATACAAAGGAATGGACAGTCGCGAACTGATAGCCGATAAAATCATGGAAGACTTGGAATTTGCAGCCAAGAACATCAAAGCCATTGAAAGCCGTACCTACATTAACAAATGGGCAGCCTACAGCCTGCTGGCACGATTTGCTTTGCATGAAGGTACCTTCCGTAAGTACCATACAGAACTGAATTTGACAAATACCGCCAATAATTTTCTCGAAAAAGCCGTATGGGCAACCGGAGAAATCATGAAAGCCGGATTTGAAATCACCGGAAAAGGAGCAGAAGGTTATCGAGCCCTCTTCACAGGTGACCTGAAAGGTAACAAGGAAATCATCCTCTATGCCGACTACGACCGCACATTAGGACGCGGTAGTAACACTCCCTCAGTTGTAGATTGGATGTGGCACCTAAGCCGCAGTTTAGCAGACAGTTATCTCAAGTTAAACGGTTCCCCCGCCACCTCCGACCCTAATTACGCGACAAAGACCTACAATGAAATGTTTGACGATAGAGATCCTCGTATGGCAGAAACTATCATGCCGGCAGGATTCATCAAAGCCAATGAATCACTGCCTACCGTAGCCAAACTAGATTACGGATACTTGCCTCAGTTGAAATATTACCCTCGTACAGCGGAACTGAACAGTGGATATGATGCAGGCTACAATGACATCGTTATTTTCAGATATGCAGAAACACTACTCATTAACGCGGAAGCAAAAGCAGAACTGGGTACAATCAAACAGGAAGACTTGAATGCAACAGTCAACCTATTGAGAAAGCGTGTAGGCATGCCAGATTTAAAACTCGATGTAGCCACTGACCCAAAACTCACAGTCCAATATCCTGCCGTAACCGGTACACTGGCCAATGTAATTCTAGAAATACGCCGCGAACGCCGTGTAGAACTGGCCTGCGAAGGTCTTCGTTATGATGATTTGATGAGATGGAAAGCCGGCAAATTGCTCGAAGGTCCTGCCGAAGGTGTGTATATTCCTGCATTCGGAGCTTACGACGTCACTGGTGATGGTGAGAACGATATTGCCATACTAGAATCTCCCGACAAAACAGCCGGACTAACCGAAAATGAACTGTCAAAATTGCAAAAGACTTATTACCTGGTAGATAAAGACGGCAAAAAGGGAAACATCTATCTGAGTGAAGGTAACAAAGGAAACATCCGTTTCACAATTGACCAAGGCAATCCACCCAGATTCGATGAAACAAAGTATTACTATTTTCCTATTCCGTTCAGCGAAATACAGCTTAACCCGAATTTGGAACAACCTTCGGGCTGGCGATAA